One window from the genome of Anguilla rostrata isolate EN2019 chromosome 5, ASM1855537v3, whole genome shotgun sequence encodes:
- the LOC135255359 gene encoding ras-related protein Rab-27A-like isoform X2: protein MSDGEYDYLIKLLALGDSGVGKTSFLYQYTDGKFNSKFITTVGIDFREKRVMYKSGGPDGNSGRGQRIHLQLWDTAGQERFRSLTTAFFRDAMGFLLLFDLMNEQTFLSVRNWMSQLQMHAYCESPDIVLCGNKCDLEGQREVKEEDALELAEKFGIPYFETSAANGRNVSQVVDVLLDLIMKRMDRCADKSWIPDGTVWSNGHNSTEKITEDQNQNQDQGKCGC from the exons ATGTCTGATGGGGAATATGACTACCTCATAAAGCTCCTGGCACTTGGCGACTCTGGAGTGGGCAAGACCAGCTTCCTTTACCAGTATACAGATGGCAAGTTTAACTCCAAATTTATTACAACTGTTGGAATAGACTTCAGAGAGAAAAGAGTG ATGTACAAATCCGGTGGTCCAGATGGGAATTCTGGGAGGGGACAGAGGATTCACCTCCAGCTGTGGGACACTGCTGGGCAGGAGAG GTTTCGGAGTTTGACAACCGCTTTCTTTCGAGACGCCATGGGTTTCCTCCTCTTGTTCGACCTCATGAATGAGCAGACTTTCCTCAGTGTCAGAAACTGGATGA gtCAGTTACAGATGCATGCCTATTGTGAAAGTCCAGATATTGTGTTGTGTGGTAACAAATGTGACCTGGAAGGCCAAagggaggtgaaggaggaggacgCCCTGGAACTAGCGGAGAAATTTGG AATTCCGTACTTTGAGACAAGTGCGGCCAATGGGCGCAATGTAAGCCAGGTGGTGGACGTCCTGCTGGACCTCATCATGAAGAGGATGGATCGCTGCGCGGACAAGTCCTGGATCCCTGATGGCACAGTGTGGTCCAACGGGCATAACTCCACAGAGAAAATCACGGAagaccagaaccagaaccaggacCAGGGAAAGTGTGGCTGTTAG
- the pigb gene encoding GPI mannosyltransferase 3 translates to MERIRARLQLGGKSTFSEPVKLRKRKSKLYSPDDTTSRFENGFLGVNVIYFTVAFRLINCFLVQTSFVPDEYWQSLEVSHLMVFRYGYLTWEWTEGIRGYAYPLFFAIIYKILHFLSYDMVQLLVWLPRVMQALLAALADIKLYSLIQRLEQPYITRWMYFCQLCSWFTWYCCTRTLTNTMETVLTTLALHYYPLPGSKMYSSSKYLTLVALAILVRPTALIVWLPLLGWHFWQEHDKLKLLLHHALPIGALTLGTSTVVDCILHGKWTPVQLNFLKFNILHNVAEFYGSHPWHWYLTQGFPVVLGPHLPLFLHGCTLAPKKYRILLITVIWTVIVYSFLGHKEFRFIYPVVPLCMVFCGFSLASLKAWKRPAASALLVLNLILALYTGLVHQRGTLDVMSHLRQLCDITNPQPEILFLMPCHSTPFYSHMHCPIGMRFLQCPPDLTGSKSYVDEADLFFADPNGWLRTTYPNPASLPSHMVFFDVLEEEILKFLESNKYTRNMEVFHTHIPEGRVGRSIFVYERRL, encoded by the exons ATGGAAAGGATCAGAGCACGACTACAACTGGGCGGAAAATCGACTTTTTCTGAGCCAGTTAAACTGAGGAAAAGGAAATCAAAATTGTACAGTCCAGACGACACGACAAGCCGATTTGAAAATG GTTTCCTTGGAGTCAATGTTATTTACTTCACAGTGGCATTTCGGCTCATTAATTGTTTCCTGGTGCAGACCAGCTTTGTCCCAGATGAATACTGGCAGTCCCTTGAAGTTTCCCACCTCATGGTTTTCAGATAT GGCTATCTTACCTGGGAATGGACAGAGGGCATCAGAGGCTATGCTTATCCACTGTTCTTtgcaattatatataaaattttgCACTTTCTAAGTTATGATATGGTTCAACTCTTG gtGTGGTTGCCACGTGTGATGCAGGCCCTTCTCGCTGCATTGGCTGATATCAAACTTTATTCTCTTATCCAAAGATTAGAGCAGCCTTACATTACCAGATGGATG TACTTCTGTCAGCTTTGCTCCTGGTTCACATGGTactgctgcaccaggacacTGACCAACACCATGGAGACTGTTCTCACCACATTGGCTCTTCATTACTACCCCCTGCCAGGTTCCAAGATGTATAGCAG CTCAAAGTACTTGACTCTGGTTGCCTTGGCGATCCTTGTTCGACCGACAGCTCTTATTGTGTGGCTCCCTTTATTGGGGTGGCATTTCTGGCAGGAACATGACAAGCTGAAGCTTCTATTACACCACGCCCTTCCCATAGG GGCTCTAACATTAGGGACCTCTACAGTAGTAGACTGCATACTGCATGGCAAG tggACTCCGGTTCAGCTAAACTTCCTCAAGTTTAATATCCTGCACAATGTGGCAGAGTTTTATGGGTCTCACCCATGGCACTGGTACCTCACCCAGGGATTCCCAGTTGTTCTGGGCCCTCACCTCCCTCTATTCCTTCATGGATGCACTCTGGCCCCAAAAAAATACAGGATACTGTTGATAACTGTTATCTGGACAGTTATAGTTTACAG CTTCCTTGGACACAAGGAGTTCAGATTCATTTACCCAGTGGTGCCGCTATGTATGGTGTTTTGTG GATTTTCTCTGGCAAGCCTGAAAGCATGGAAGAGGCCTGCCGCAAGTGCTCTGCTGGTTTTGAACCTCATTCTAGCGCTCTACACTGGACTTGTCCACCAACGTGGAACTCTAGATGTCATGAGCCATCTACGGCAGTTGTGTGACATCACTAATCCACAACCAGAGATCCTCTTCCTCATGCCTTGTCATTCCACACCTTTCTACAG CCACATGCACTGTCCCATCGGGATGCGGTTCCTACAGTGTCCTCCAGATCTGACTGGAAGCAAAAGCTATGTGGACGAAGCAGACTTGTTCTTTGCTGATCCCAACGGTTGGCTGAGAACCACTTATCCCAACCCAGCATCACTACCTTCCCATATGGTGTTCTTTGACGTACTTGAAGAG GAGATATTAAAGTTCTTGGaatcaaacaaatacacaagaaACATGGAAGTTTTCCATACTCACATACCTGAGGGGCGAGTTGGAAGAAGCATCTTTGTCTATGAAAGAAGACTGTGA
- the LOC135255359 gene encoding ras-related protein Rab-27A-like isoform X1, with the protein MYRRRIPFPGMALATFLGVAGQKKVLTMSDGEYDYLIKLLALGDSGVGKTSFLYQYTDGKFNSKFITTVGIDFREKRVMYKSGGPDGNSGRGQRIHLQLWDTAGQERFRSLTTAFFRDAMGFLLLFDLMNEQTFLSVRNWMSQLQMHAYCESPDIVLCGNKCDLEGQREVKEEDALELAEKFGIPYFETSAANGRNVSQVVDVLLDLIMKRMDRCADKSWIPDGTVWSNGHNSTEKITEDQNQNQDQGKCGC; encoded by the exons ATGTATCGTCGAAGGATCCCCTTTCCTGGGATGGCCCTGGCAACGTTTCTTGGGGTTGCAG GACAGAAAAAAGTTCTCACTATGTCTGATGGGGAATATGACTACCTCATAAAGCTCCTGGCACTTGGCGACTCTGGAGTGGGCAAGACCAGCTTCCTTTACCAGTATACAGATGGCAAGTTTAACTCCAAATTTATTACAACTGTTGGAATAGACTTCAGAGAGAAAAGAGTG ATGTACAAATCCGGTGGTCCAGATGGGAATTCTGGGAGGGGACAGAGGATTCACCTCCAGCTGTGGGACACTGCTGGGCAGGAGAG GTTTCGGAGTTTGACAACCGCTTTCTTTCGAGACGCCATGGGTTTCCTCCTCTTGTTCGACCTCATGAATGAGCAGACTTTCCTCAGTGTCAGAAACTGGATGA gtCAGTTACAGATGCATGCCTATTGTGAAAGTCCAGATATTGTGTTGTGTGGTAACAAATGTGACCTGGAAGGCCAAagggaggtgaaggaggaggacgCCCTGGAACTAGCGGAGAAATTTGG AATTCCGTACTTTGAGACAAGTGCGGCCAATGGGCGCAATGTAAGCCAGGTGGTGGACGTCCTGCTGGACCTCATCATGAAGAGGATGGATCGCTGCGCGGACAAGTCCTGGATCCCTGATGGCACAGTGTGGTCCAACGGGCATAACTCCACAGAGAAAATCACGGAagaccagaaccagaaccaggacCAGGGAAAGTGTGGCTGTTAG